A single Megachile rotundata isolate GNS110a chromosome 9, iyMegRotu1, whole genome shotgun sequence DNA region contains:
- the Teh2 gene encoding tipE homolog 2 phospholipid transfer protein isoform X1: MGAQEEDTKSSTMGGVLPVVEVASLVEKAKFYTSLCLGTTAILAVFAFLFLIPFVVEPAISTILADFSPHAVACVVTDHVYAEGLKNCSWASCREGCTSAALRCHQIRVNYTRLTFEEFVAKPLGSIPWDVPDTKFFVNTEGCGYPPRVNCSDFAKKFGYSNMGKIFPCYYSRTHPETVVARYSWDENLRHLVLALVVPIVLFAVSLGVLCYWYCPPMGKTCGGPGRNLIDKYARKEDILGEDEEEY; encoded by the exons ATGGGTGCCCAGGAAGAGGACACCAAGTCCAGCACCATGGGCGGGGTGCTACCGGTGGTGGAAGTTGCGTCTTTAGTGGAAAAGGCCAAGTTCTACACGTCTCTTTGTCTGGGCACCACGGCCATTCTTGCCGTATTTGCTTTTCTTTTCTTAATACCCTTCGTCGTGGAACCTGCCATTTCCACCATTTTGGCCGATTTCTCTCCTCACGCCGTAGCCTGCGTTGTCACCGATCACGTTTACGCCGAGGGACTGAAAAACTGCTCGTGGGCAAGCTGTAGGGAAG GTTGTACCAGCGCCGCACTTCGTTGCCATCAGATCAGAGTCAACTATACAAGATTGACTTTCGAAGAATTCGTGGCGAAACCATTAGGTTCCATCCCATGGGACGTTCCAGACACGAAATTCTTCGTGAACACGGAAGGCTGCGGTTATCCACCTAGGGTGAATTGTTCTGATTTTGCGAAGAAATTCGGATACTCGAACATGGGGAAGATATTTCCGTGTTATTACAGCAGAACACACCCCGAGACTGTCGTCGCAAG GTACTCTTGGGACGAAAATTTGAGGCACCTCGTTCTAGCCTTGGTAGTGCCTATCGTTCTTTTCGCGGTATCCCTTGGTGTGTTGTGTTATTGGTACTGCCCACCGATGGGCAAAACTTGCGGAGGACCAGGCCGTAATCTGATTGACAAGTACGCCAGGAAGGAAGA CATCCTGGGAGAAGACGAAGAGGAATACTGA
- the Teh2 gene encoding tipE homolog 2 phospholipid transfer protein isoform X2, translating to MGAQEEDTKSSTMGGVLPVVEVASLVEKAKFYTSLCLGTTAILAVFAFLFLIPFVVEPAISTILADFSPHAVACVVTDHVYAEGLKNCSWASCREGCTSAALRCHQIRVNYTRLTFEEFVAKPLGSIPWDVPDTKFFVNTEGCGYPPRVNCSDFAKKFGYSNMGKIFPCYYSRTHPETVVARYSWDENLRHLVLALVVPIVLFAVSLGVLCYWYCPPMGKTCGGPGRNLIDKYARKEE from the exons ATGGGTGCCCAGGAAGAGGACACCAAGTCCAGCACCATGGGCGGGGTGCTACCGGTGGTGGAAGTTGCGTCTTTAGTGGAAAAGGCCAAGTTCTACACGTCTCTTTGTCTGGGCACCACGGCCATTCTTGCCGTATTTGCTTTTCTTTTCTTAATACCCTTCGTCGTGGAACCTGCCATTTCCACCATTTTGGCCGATTTCTCTCCTCACGCCGTAGCCTGCGTTGTCACCGATCACGTTTACGCCGAGGGACTGAAAAACTGCTCGTGGGCAAGCTGTAGGGAAG GTTGTACCAGCGCCGCACTTCGTTGCCATCAGATCAGAGTCAACTATACAAGATTGACTTTCGAAGAATTCGTGGCGAAACCATTAGGTTCCATCCCATGGGACGTTCCAGACACGAAATTCTTCGTGAACACGGAAGGCTGCGGTTATCCACCTAGGGTGAATTGTTCTGATTTTGCGAAGAAATTCGGATACTCGAACATGGGGAAGATATTTCCGTGTTATTACAGCAGAACACACCCCGAGACTGTCGTCGCAAG GTACTCTTGGGACGAAAATTTGAGGCACCTCGTTCTAGCCTTGGTAGTGCCTATCGTTCTTTTCGCGGTATCCCTTGGTGTGTTGTGTTATTGGTACTGCCCACCGATGGGCAAAACTTGCGGAGGACCAGGCCGTAATCTGATTGACAAGTACGCCAGGAAGGAAGAGTAA
- the Teh3 gene encoding tipE homolog 3 phospholipid transfer protein, which yields MPKQVPVENLVIPPQDGRICGTICICQMTAVLSSVALVYLTVAIYMPSTRAFQSGISEVPVMCTTIRAVNADNCEWGSCGEWCLSKTSGPCVQIHVNLRRNGSTILLANCTNTTNKTCYGIDQENAKKSKCIADECRNLTGTFNCSSGVCINITDAFECIFHDTDPPMKCSGRRGKITCIDIDGLFNCNRGTCERIRTPYNCDRRCVDIPTRNKNMILLSGDKVYLSQCERAIDVQTNREIWHEDRGDVMMASCYGIFNSTLGVEAVDCINGSVLEKDLLTDLTNFTYLSYLNIFATKPLDETRMVAPPEQDLIIANESRLLINLEGCVNTLREECKEFLHEYGKDGSDHNARARFPCYYAESNTGIVVSRFNLENTYKEFLIALLLPSILFVVSCLTLIFCQRTVVVGDDAKMRFKGTVGAHGSIEKSASGNLGDAGGGNSAMSL from the coding sequence ATGCCGAAGCAAGTGCCAGTGGAGAACTTGGTGATCCCGCCGCAAGACGGTCGGATCTGCGGGACCATATGCATCTGTCAGATGACAGCAGTTCTGTCCTCCGTAGCTCTGGTCTACCTTACCGTGGCGATCTACATGCCCAGCACCAGAGCGTTTCAATCTGGCATCAGCGAGGTGCCGGTGATGTGCACGACAATACGAGCGGTAAACGCGGACAACTGCGAATGGGGTAGCTGTGGAGAGTGGTGTCTCTCTAAGACGTCCGGCCCCTGCGTTCAGATCCACGTGAACCTCCGCAGGAACGGTTCCACGATCTTGCTGGCGAACTGTACCAACACCACCAACAAGACTTGCTACGGTATCGATCAGGAGAACGCGAAGAAATCGAAATGCATCGCGGACGAGTGCCGCAATTTGACCGGAACGTTCAACTGCTCGTCCGGGGTGTGTATCAACATAACCGACGCGTTCGAATGCATATTCCACGACACCGATCCGCCCATGAAGTGTTCCGGTAGACGAGGAAAGATCACCTGCATAGACATAGACGGTCTGTTCAACTGCAACCGCGGTACCTGCGAGAGAATCAGGACCCCGTATAACTGCGACCGCAGGTGTGTGGACATCCCGACCAGGAACAAGAACATGATCCTGTTGAGCGGCGATAAAGTGTACCTGAGTCAGTGCGAGAGGGCTATAGACGTGCAGACGAATCGAGAGATCTGGCACGAGGACCGCGGAGACGTGATGATGGCGTCCTGCTACGGGATTTTCAACTCCACCCTAGGTGTCGAGGCTGTGGATTGCATCAACGGCTCGGTTCTGGAGAAGGACCTGCTAACTGACCTGACCAACTTCACCTACTTGTCTTATCTGAACATTTTCGCCACCAAACCATTGGACGAAACTAGAATGGTCGCTCCACCCGAACAGGACCTCATCATCGCTAACGAAAGTCGCCTGCTGATCAATCTGGAAGGTTGCGTCAACACCCTTCGCGAGGAGTGCAAGGAGTTCCTTCATGAATATGGAAAGGACGGGTCCGATCATAACGCACGCGCTAGATTTCCTTGTTATTACGCGGAAAGCAACACCGGCATAGTCGTGTCCCGGTTCAACTTGGAAAACACCTACAAGGAGTTCTTGATCGCGTTATTGTTGCCTAGTATTCTGTTCGTCGTCAGTTGTCTGACGCTGATCTTTTGTCAGAGGACCGTAGTGGTCGGCGATGATGCCAAGATGAGATTCAAGGGCACCGTCGGGGCACATGGGTCGATAGAGAAGAGCGCTTCGGGTAACCTAGGGGATGCTGGCGGAGGAAACTCTGCTATGTCTCTCTGA